ATGGCGGCGCGCCCCGCCCACCTTGCCCGCTTGGAACAGCTCAAAGCCGAAGGCCGCCTGCTCACCGCCGGCCCCAACCCCATGCCCGAAGACCCGGAACGCGTGTCCGGCAGCCTGATTATTGCCGCCTTCGACTCGCTCGACACCGCCCAGGCGTGGGCGGAGCAAGACCCCTATGTCGAAGCGGGCGTATACGAAGAAATCCTCATCAAACCCTATAAAGCCGTGTTCAAATAAGATGCAGAGCATGGAACACGAAATTCAGACGGCCTTAT
The window above is part of the Neisseria bacilliformis genome. Proteins encoded here:
- a CDS encoding YciI family protein, with the protein product MTEQYYMLLATDGEGVHETRMAARPAHLARLEQLKAEGRLLTAGPNPMPEDPERVSGSLIIAAFDSLDTAQAWAEQDPYVEAGVYEEILIKPYKAVFK